In Methanothermus fervidus DSM 2088, a single genomic region encodes these proteins:
- a CDS encoding Type II secretion system F domain protein (InterPro IPR018076~KEGG: mth:MTH980 hypothetical protein~PFAM: Type II secretion system F domain~SPTR: O27061 Conserved protein~PFAM: Bacterial type II secretion system protein F domain) produces the protein MDIEKSLSPLASFLNKFVPKKLLLHVQESLVRCGIYMKASYFLSLLFILSAISAVVATMLAIILNFNIILAVLAGILAPFAAAFAALYIIAERRRGTIEESTPDFLTQLASELRAGISLESAIDDLTKYGEGPLYDELKRTAIEIKMGRSFESSLIAMANRLKSEQLNRTFRMISEGRRAGASLSRVLESVAEDLRQVLALKRERKSNVMMYAMFFLIAGLIGAPLVVGLISIVIRFFIDLYSASGAIAGMTLVGNVQQRLVNLRDPIQIACGGYVAIHAFLGGILLGTVMYGDPKKGLKYSIPMALVAFVIYYFISTTGYDLISSFGGGFKGAYSYSR, from the coding sequence TTGGATATTGAAAAGAGTTTGAGTCCATTAGCAAGCTTTTTGAATAAATTTGTACCAAAAAAATTATTATTACATGTCCAAGAAAGCTTGGTACGCTGCGGAATATATATGAAAGCTTCTTATTTTCTTTCTTTATTGTTTATATTGAGTGCTATTTCAGCTGTAGTTGCAACAATGCTTGCAATAATATTAAATTTTAATATAATTTTGGCAGTTTTAGCAGGGATTTTAGCACCTTTTGCTGCTGCATTTGCTGCATTGTATATTATAGCAGAGAGAAGAAGAGGAACAATAGAAGAAAGTACTCCTGATTTTTTAACACAATTAGCATCAGAACTTCGTGCAGGAATTTCATTGGAAAGTGCTATAGATGATTTAACAAAATATGGTGAAGGTCCTCTTTATGATGAACTAAAGAGAACCGCAATTGAAATAAAGATGGGTAGAAGCTTTGAAAGTTCATTGATAGCAATGGCCAATAGATTGAAATCTGAACAACTTAACAGAACATTTAGAATGATATCTGAGGGTCGTAGGGCTGGAGCCTCATTGTCACGAGTATTAGAATCTGTAGCTGAAGATTTAAGACAAGTTTTAGCCCTAAAAAGAGAAAGAAAATCAAATGTCATGATGTATGCAATGTTTTTCCTTATAGCAGGACTCATTGGCGCTCCATTAGTTGTAGGATTAATATCAATTGTTATAAGATTTTTCATAGACTTATATTCTGCTTCAGGAGCAATTGCTGGCATGACACTTGTAGGAAATGTACAGCAGAGGCTTGTTAATTTAAGAGATCCTATTCAAATTGCATGTGGTGGTTATGTAGCAATACATGCATTTCTTGGAGGTATATTGTTAGGAACTGTGATGTATGGTGATCCTAAAAAAGGTTTAAAATATTCAATACCTATGGCTTTAGTTGCATTTGTAATTTATTATTTCATAAGTACAACCGGCTATGATCTCATAAGTTCATTTGGTGGAGGATTTAAAGGTGCATATAGTTATAGCAGATGA
- a CDS encoding conserved hypothetical protein (KEGG: mth:MTH979 hypothetical protein~SPTR: O27060 Putative uncharacterized protein), with amino-acid sequence MHIVIADEKGQSSAEYILLIAGVLGIVLIVLYASISYMNEVKTGTFNATNNTTIWSSLKDKFKNW; translated from the coding sequence GTGCATATAGTTATAGCAGATGAAAAAGGGCAAAGTAGTGCAGAATATATACTTCTTATAGCAGGAGTATTGGGGATAGTGTTAATAGTTCTTTATGCATCTATCTCATACATGAATGAAGTTAAAACTGGGACATTTAATGCCACAAATAATACAACGATTTGGAGTAGTTTAAAAGATAAATTTAAAAATTGGTGA
- a CDS encoding Aldehyde Dehydrogenase (COGs: COG1012 NAD-dependent aldehyde dehydrogenase~InterPro IPR016160: IPR016162: IPR016161: IPR015590~KEGG: mth:MTH978 NADP-dependent glyceraldehyde-3-phosphate dehydrogenase~PFAM: Aldehyde Dehydrogenase~SPTR: O27059 NADP-dependent glyceraldehyde-3-phosphate dehydrogenase~PFAM: Aldehyde dehydrogenase family), which translates to MLINGKNVTSEDEIPVLNPYNQEVVDTVPSASQKDVKNAIQSANKAKIKMKSLTSREVSENLYEVSNEMKKKIDEFSKMITLETGKPIKFSREEAKRAIETFKLSAEEAKRIYGETIPLDACRAGEGHIAFTIREPLGVVAAITPFNYPLNLAAHKVGPAIAAKNTVVLKPSLKAPLTAIMMGKIIDTYFPDGVINVITGNAKMIGDEFIKSDLINKITFTGGLNVGKKIAKSVGLKKLTLELGGNDPLIVLSDADIDKAVEAAVKGSYLYSGQVCIAVKRIIVENEIADEFSEKLVKETKKLKIGDPMDPKTDIGPLIDLNSAINVEKVVKDAIKNGAELLYGGNREKNLFEPTVLDYVTPEMKVVKEETFGPVSPIIRVKSIDEAVKIANDTCYALQAGVFTENIHKALELSQKIEAGAVIINKQSTFRTDNMPFGGFKCSGIGKEGVKYAVNDMTREKLIIFAPK; encoded by the coding sequence ATGTTAATTAATGGAAAAAATGTAACTTCTGAGGATGAAATACCAGTATTAAATCCTTATAATCAAGAAGTTGTAGATACAGTTCCCTCAGCTTCTCAGAAAGATGTTAAAAATGCTATACAATCTGCAAACAAGGCTAAAATCAAAATGAAGTCACTTACATCAAGAGAAGTTTCAGAAAATTTATATGAAGTTAGTAATGAAATGAAGAAGAAAATTGATGAATTTTCAAAAATGATAACACTGGAAACTGGCAAACCTATTAAATTCTCTCGTGAAGAAGCTAAACGTGCAATAGAAACTTTTAAATTATCTGCAGAAGAAGCAAAAAGAATTTATGGTGAAACTATTCCATTGGATGCATGCAGGGCTGGAGAAGGTCATATAGCATTTACAATAAGAGAGCCACTTGGAGTTGTTGCAGCCATTACTCCATTTAATTATCCACTAAATTTAGCAGCGCATAAGGTTGGGCCTGCTATCGCTGCTAAAAATACAGTAGTATTAAAACCATCTCTAAAAGCTCCTTTAACAGCTATAATGATGGGAAAAATAATAGATACCTATTTTCCTGACGGTGTAATAAATGTTATCACTGGAAATGCAAAGATGATTGGCGATGAGTTTATAAAAAGTGATTTAATCAATAAAATTACTTTTACTGGAGGATTAAATGTTGGAAAGAAGATTGCAAAAAGTGTTGGATTAAAGAAATTAACTTTAGAGTTAGGAGGAAATGATCCACTAATAGTTCTTAGTGATGCTGACATTGATAAAGCTGTTGAAGCTGCAGTTAAAGGATCCTACTTATATTCAGGACAAGTATGTATTGCAGTGAAAAGAATAATAGTTGAAAATGAAATTGCAGATGAATTTTCTGAAAAACTCGTTAAAGAAACTAAAAAATTAAAAATTGGAGATCCTATGGATCCCAAAACAGATATTGGTCCACTAATAGACCTAAATTCTGCTATAAATGTAGAAAAAGTTGTAAAGGATGCCATAAAAAATGGTGCAGAATTACTATATGGAGGAAATCGTGAAAAAAATTTATTTGAGCCAACAGTGCTTGATTACGTGACTCCTGAAATGAAAGTTGTAAAAGAAGAAACATTTGGTCCTGTATCTCCAATTATTAGGGTGAAATCTATTGATGAAGCGGTGAAAATTGCAAATGATACATGTTATGCGCTTCAAGCAGGAGTTTTCACTGAAAATATACACAAGGCATTAGAACTTTCACAAAAAATTGAAGCAGGCGCAGTGATTATAAATAAACAATCTACATTTAGAACAGATAATATGCCATTTGGTGGATTTAAATGTAGTGGAATTGGAAAAGAAGGAGTTAAATATGCAGTTAATGATATGACTCGTGAGAAACTCATTATATTTGCTCCAAAATAA
- a CDS encoding formate dehydrogenase, alpha subunit (F420) (COGs: COG3383 Uncharacterized anaerobic dehydrogenase~InterPro IPR006655: IPR006478: IPR009010: IPR006963: IPR 006656: IPR006657~KEGG: mfe:Mefer_0653 formate dehydrogenase, alpha subunit~PFAM: molybdopterin oxidoreductase; molybdopterin oxidoreductase Fe4S4 region; molydopterin dinucleotide-binding region~SPTR: Q50569 FdhA~TIGRFAM: formate dehydrogenase, alpha subunit~PFAM: Molybdopterin oxidoreductase; Molydopterin dinucleotide binding domain; Molybdopterin oxidoreductase Fe4S4 domain~TIGRFAM: oxidoreductase alpha (molybdopterin) subunit; formate dehydrogenase, alpha subunit, archaeal-type), producing MSFELKYTPNICPYCGCGCGLNIVTLNGKIKGVEGWKRHPVNEGKLCPKGNFSYQFVQSKDRLKHPLIKKNGKFIEISWDKAVDIIVSKLNEYRKENPNSIAFLASARCTNEENYILQKFARVAIGTNNIDHCARLCHAPSVAGLAQTFGSGAMTNSILDIEEAESIFIIGSNTAEQHPIIWRRVLKAKNKGAKLIVADPRKTPTASLADIHLPIKPGSNIALINAMMNVIIEEGLEDTDFIKKRTKGFEKLKEVIEKYKPEKVEKIVGVPAKKIREAAITYAKADRATILYAMGITQHTTGTHNVISTANLAMLTGNIGKKGTGVNPLRGQNNVQGACDMGALPQFYPGYQKVTDKNATEKMQKIWKCDDLSSEPGLTVVEMMDAAIDGKVKCMYIMGENPVLSDPDIKHVKKALKNLEFLIVQDIFLTETAEFADIVLPTTAWGEKNGTYTSTERRVQCIRKAADGPGEAKDDWRIICEIAKRMNVNGFEFNSTKEIFNEIRKVTPQYAGMNFKRLQKPGGLQWPCPDESHPGTPILHTEKFATPDGLGKFIPVEHEEPAELPDDRYPFILTTGRILFHYHTGTMTRRSETLDNEVSTGFVEINDKDASKLGIKDGEIVKVMTRRGEIKIPAKVTSKVREGVLFIPFHFVECAANMLTSTNYDPISKIPEFKVSAANIEKLED from the coding sequence ATGAGTTTTGAACTTAAATATACTCCTAACATTTGTCCTTATTGTGGTTGTGGATGTGGACTAAATATAGTGACTCTTAATGGGAAAATAAAGGGAGTTGAAGGCTGGAAAAGGCATCCTGTTAATGAAGGCAAATTATGTCCAAAAGGTAATTTCTCATACCAGTTTGTTCAAAGTAAAGACAGGCTTAAACATCCTTTAATAAAAAAGAATGGAAAATTTATAGAAATTTCTTGGGATAAAGCTGTAGATATCATAGTTTCAAAATTAAATGAATATCGTAAAGAAAATCCTAATTCAATAGCATTTCTTGCTTCTGCAAGATGTACAAATGAAGAAAATTATATTTTACAAAAATTTGCGAGAGTGGCTATTGGTACAAATAATATTGACCATTGTGCTAGGTTATGTCATGCACCATCAGTTGCAGGTCTTGCTCAAACATTTGGCTCAGGAGCAATGACAAATTCAATTCTAGACATTGAAGAAGCCGAAAGTATTTTCATAATTGGGTCAAATACTGCTGAGCAACATCCCATTATATGGAGAAGAGTTTTAAAAGCTAAAAATAAAGGCGCAAAATTAATAGTTGCAGATCCAAGAAAAACTCCAACTGCTTCATTAGCAGACATCCATCTGCCGATAAAACCTGGAAGCAACATAGCACTGATAAATGCAATGATGAATGTTATAATAGAAGAAGGCCTTGAAGACACTGATTTTATTAAAAAAAGAACAAAAGGATTTGAAAAATTAAAAGAAGTCATTGAAAAGTATAAACCAGAAAAAGTTGAAAAAATTGTAGGTGTACCTGCAAAAAAAATAAGAGAAGCTGCAATAACTTATGCAAAAGCTGACAGGGCAACTATATTATATGCAATGGGAATTACACAACATACTACAGGTACTCATAATGTTATTTCAACAGCAAATCTTGCTATGTTAACAGGTAATATTGGTAAAAAAGGTACTGGTGTAAATCCTCTAAGAGGTCAAAATAATGTACAAGGCGCATGTGATATGGGTGCTCTTCCACAATTTTACCCTGGTTATCAGAAAGTTACAGATAAAAATGCTACTGAAAAAATGCAAAAGATTTGGAAGTGCGATGATCTCAGTTCTGAACCTGGATTAACAGTTGTTGAGATGATGGATGCTGCTATAGATGGAAAAGTTAAATGCATGTATATAATGGGTGAAAATCCAGTTTTATCAGATCCTGACATTAAACATGTTAAAAAAGCATTGAAAAATTTAGAATTCCTTATTGTACAAGATATTTTCCTTACAGAAACAGCTGAATTTGCAGATATTGTTCTTCCTACAACTGCATGGGGAGAAAAAAATGGTACATATACAAGTACGGAAAGGCGTGTACAATGTATAAGAAAAGCAGCAGATGGTCCTGGAGAAGCAAAAGATGACTGGAGAATAATATGTGAAATAGCAAAGAGAATGAATGTTAATGGTTTTGAATTCAATTCTACAAAAGAAATATTCAATGAAATTAGAAAAGTTACACCACAATATGCGGGCATGAACTTTAAAAGATTACAAAAACCAGGTGGATTACAGTGGCCATGTCCTGATGAAAGCCACCCAGGAACACCAATATTACACACAGAGAAGTTTGCAACACCTGATGGATTAGGAAAATTCATTCCTGTAGAACATGAAGAGCCAGCCGAACTTCCTGATGATAGATATCCATTTATCCTAACAACTGGACGTATTTTATTCCACTACCATACAGGTACAATGACAAGAAGATCAGAAACTTTAGACAATGAAGTTAGTACAGGATTTGTTGAAATAAATGATAAAGATGCTTCTAAATTAGGTATTAAGGATGGTGAAATTGTTAAAGTTATGACTCGACGTGGTGAAATTAAAATACCAGCAAAAGTGACTTCAAAAGTTAGAGAAGGTGTTTTATTTATTCCGTTCCATTTTGTTGAATGTGCAGCTAATATGTTAACAAGTACTAATTATGACCCTATTTCAAAAATACCTGAATTTAAAGTATCGGCGGCTAATATAGAAAAATTGGAGGATTAA
- a CDS encoding formate dehydrogenase, beta subunit (F420) (COGs: COG1035 Coenzyme F420-reducing hydrogenase beta subunit~InterPro IPR017900: IPR012285: IPR009051: IPR017896: IPR 007516: IPR007525: IPR001450~KEGG: msi:Msm_1405 formate dehydrogenase, beta subunit, FdhB~PFAM: coenzyme F420 hydrogenase/dehydrogenase beta subunit domain protein; 4Fe-4S ferredoxin iron-sulfur binding domain protein~SPTR: Q50570 Formate dehydrogenase subunit beta~PFAM: Coenzyme F420 hydrogenase/dehydrogenase, beta subunit N-term; Coenzyme F420 hydrogenase/dehydrogenase, beta subunit C terminus), with product MVKVGDMFYVYSEDKNIRNKGEYGGAITSLHKFLLEEGIVDAVIAVKNGSDLYDAVPTLITDPDKVIESAGSLHCGTFNIAKVITCYLNGAKDMKIAVTVKPCDAMAIVEVAKKGKIDLNNVIMLGVNCGGTLPPVKTIQMIEEIYEMDPDKVIKEEIAKGKLIIETPDTEKEISVDELEEMGYGRRTNCRRCENNIPRMADLTFGNWGVIGPMAGKATFVEVTSKKGAEVLEKAVNAGVIHVEDPMPKGIEIREKIDKAMVNLAKKWQQKEFKDKKDVIEIFKEYMEEFRKCIKCYGCREACPLCYCEECSLESETPEWFKRGEIPPSPILHLERLLHTIDSCVNCGQCEDACPAEIPLTRIWHELNCRVKDIFGYVPGSHLKAPLTQGQR from the coding sequence ATGGTCAAAGTAGGTGACATGTTTTATGTTTATTCTGAAGATAAAAACATTAGAAATAAAGGGGAATATGGAGGAGCCATAACTTCTTTACATAAATTCCTTCTTGAAGAAGGAATTGTGGATGCTGTTATCGCCGTTAAAAATGGTTCAGATCTTTATGATGCTGTTCCAACCTTGATAACGGACCCTGATAAAGTTATAGAGTCTGCAGGTTCACTCCACTGTGGTACATTCAACATTGCAAAAGTTATTACATGTTACTTAAATGGTGCAAAAGATATGAAAATAGCTGTTACAGTAAAGCCATGCGATGCAATGGCAATAGTAGAGGTTGCAAAAAAGGGTAAAATTGACCTTAACAATGTTATAATGCTGGGTGTCAACTGTGGAGGGACACTTCCACCTGTAAAGACAATACAAATGATAGAAGAAATATATGAAATGGATCCTGACAAAGTTATCAAGGAAGAAATAGCCAAGGGGAAACTTATAATTGAAACTCCAGACACTGAGAAGGAAATAAGTGTGGATGAATTAGAAGAGATGGGTTACGGTAGAAGAACCAACTGTAGGAGATGTGAAAATAATATACCTAGAATGGCCGATCTTACATTTGGTAATTGGGGAGTTATAGGACCTATGGCTGGAAAAGCAACATTTGTAGAAGTAACATCAAAAAAAGGTGCAGAAGTTCTTGAAAAAGCTGTAAATGCTGGGGTCATTCATGTAGAGGATCCAATGCCTAAAGGTATCGAAATACGTGAAAAAATAGATAAAGCTATGGTTAATCTTGCAAAGAAATGGCAACAAAAAGAATTCAAAGATAAAAAAGATGTAATTGAAATATTCAAAGAATATATGGAAGAGTTCAGGAAGTGCATAAAATGCTATGGCTGTAGAGAAGCTTGTCCCTTATGTTACTGTGAAGAATGTTCACTTGAATCAGAAACTCCTGAATGGTTTAAAAGAGGGGAGATTCCTCCATCACCCATTCTCCATCTTGAAAGACTACTTCACACTATAGATTCTTGTGTCAATTGTGGTCAATGTGAAGATGCCTGTCCAGCAGAAATACCTCTTACAAGAATATGGCATGAACTTAATTGTAGAGTCAAAGATATCTTTGGATACGTACCTGGGTCACATCTGAAAGCACCTTTAACACAAGGTCAGAGGTAG